A single region of the Epinephelus moara isolate mb chromosome 12, YSFRI_EMoa_1.0, whole genome shotgun sequence genome encodes:
- the flvcr2b gene encoding feline leukemia virus subgroup C receptor-related protein 2 isoform X3, giving the protein MSEKHALGETKQDEETKEDFENHVKLEAGDAVLRADDPSQLDGHEALRPIRLYKRRWMIVLLFSSYSLCNSFQWIQYGIINNIFMKFYGVDAFTIDWMSMIYMLTYIPFIFPVTWLLDKKGLRVIALVATALNCAGTWIKVASVKPNLFPVTFLGQFSCSFAQVFILGMPSRIASVWFGSEEVSTACSIGVFGNQLGIAIGFLVPPILVPNVDDLDELAHHISIMFYITAGVATLLFILVVFVFQERPKLPPTQAQATARTIPPEHYSYTASILRLLRNKPFILLIITYGLNVGCFYAVGTLLNRMIIEHYPGEEVNAGRIGLTIVIAGMVGSLICGIWLDKTKTYKQTTLAVYFMSLVGMIVYAATLSLGHLWVVFITAGALGFFMTGYLPLGFEYAVELTYPESEGTSSGLLNCSAQVFGIIFTICQGKIIDHFGTLAGNIFLCVFLLIGTIMTGLIKSDLRRQNANLLAKAEAEGKMSGQDYGATALISQAQTPPPQA; this is encoded by the exons ATGAGCGAGAAACACGCGTTAGGAGAGACTAAACAAGACGAGGAGACTAAAGAGGACTTTGAGAACCATGTTAAGCTGGAGGCGGGTGACGCGGTGCTGCGCGCCGACGATCCGAGTCAGCTGGACGGTCATGAAGCGCTGCGACCCATCCGCCTGTACAAGCGGCGCTGGATGATCGTCCTCCTCTTCAGCTCCTATTCACTGTGTAACTCCTTCCAATGGATACAGTACGGCATCATCAACAACATCTTCATGAAGTTCTACGGCGTGGACGCCTTCACCATAGACTGGATGTCCATGATCTACATGCTGACATACATTCCCTTTATCTTCCCGGTGACCTGGCTGCTGGACAAAAAGGGGCTCCGGGTCATCGCGTTGGTGGCCACCGCGCTCAACTGTGCGGGCACGTGGATCAAAGTGGCCAGCGTCAAACCCAACCTATTCCCCGTCACCTTTCTGGGACAGTTTTCCTGCTCCTTCGCGCAGGTGTTCATCCTCGGGATGCCGTCGAGGATCGCGTCAGTGTGGTTCGGCTCAGAGGAGGTGTCCACCGCCTGCTCCATCGGAGTCTTCGGGAATCAG TTGGGTATTGCCATTGGGTTCCTCGTGCCTCCCATCCTGGTGCCTAATGTGGACGACTTGGACGAGCTGGCTCACCACATCAGCATCATGTTCTACATCACAGCAGGAGTGGCGACGTTACTCTTCATCCTTGTTGTCTTCG TTTTCCAGGAGCGTCCTAAACTTCCTCCAACTCAGGCCCAGGCCACAGCTCGCAccatcccaccagaacactacTCCTACACAGCTTCTATCCTCAGGCTGCTCCGCAACAAGcccttcatcctcctcatcattACTTATG GTTTGAACGTGGGTTGTTTCTATGCTGTTGGCACCCTGTTGAACCGCATGATCATCGAGCATTACCCT GGAGAAGAGGTGAATGCTGGGAGGATTGGCCTCACCATTGTCATCGCGGGGATGGTCGGCTCCCTCATATGTGGCATTTGGCTGGACAAAACTAAAACCTACAA GCAGACAACCCTGGCAGTCTACTTCATGTCTCTGGTGGGGATGATAGTTTATGCTGCTACACTCAGCCTGGGACACCTCTGGGTGGTCTTCATCACCGCTGGAGCTCTTGG GTTTTTCATGACTGGCTACCTCCCGCTGGGTTTTGAGTATGCAGTCGAGCTGACATACCCAGAGTCAGAGGGAACTTCATCTGGACTCCTCAACTGTTCGGCACAG GTGTTTGGCATTATATTCACCATCTGCCAGGGGAAGATCATCGACCATTTTGGCACACTGGCAGGAAACatcttcctctgtgtttttcttctaaTCGGCACAATTATGACAG gTTTAATTAAGTCTGATCTGCGGAGACAAAATGCAAACCTGTTGGCCAAAGCAGAA GCGGAGGGGAAGATGTCGGGACAAGACTACGGAGCCACGGCGCTAATCTCCCAGGCGCAGACCCCTCCTCCACAAGCCTGA
- the flvcr2b gene encoding feline leukemia virus subgroup C receptor-related protein 2 isoform X1 — MPQNNALKDNHANPELGGEEWPWSKAAKNPAPGLASLQWTPGPLGRAISIGSRLDVEALHGDRAELVPKAETKLYHRRWLMLFLFSAVSASNAFMWLQYGIISNIFMRFYNIDSLAIDWLAMIYLLTYIPLILPVLWLLDNRGIRDVVLVGSAFNCIGAWIKIGSAGPDLFPVTFFGQFVCSVATVFVLGIPSYLASVWFGDKEVSTACSIGVLGNQLGIAIGFLVPPILVPNVDDLDELAHHISIMFYITAGVATLLFILVVFVFQERPKLPPTQAQATARTIPPEHYSYTASILRLLRNKPFILLIITYGLNVGCFYAVGTLLNRMIIEHYPGEEVNAGRIGLTIVIAGMVGSLICGIWLDKTKTYKQTTLAVYFMSLVGMIVYAATLSLGHLWVVFITAGALGFFMTGYLPLGFEYAVELTYPESEGTSSGLLNCSAQVFGIIFTICQGKIIDHFGTLAGNIFLCVFLLIGTIMTGLIKSDLRRQNANLLAKAEAEGKMSGQDYGATALISQAQTPPPQA, encoded by the exons ATGCCACAAAACAATGCTTTGAAAGACAACCATGCAAATCCTGAACTCGGCGGTGAAGAATGGCCGTGGTCCAAGGCTGCAAAGAATCCCGCTCCGGGCCTCGCTTCGCTGCAGTGGACTCCAGGACCTTTGGGCAGAGCCATCTCCATTGGGTCACGGTTGGACGTCGAGGCTTTGCACGGTGACCGGGCAGAGCTGGTCCCAAAGGCTGAGACCAAACTTTACCACCGCCGCTGGCTCATGCTGTTTCTCTTCAGCGCCGTCTCAGCCAGCAATGCCTTCATGTGGCTTCAGTACGGCATCATAAGCAACATATTCATGCGCTTCTACAACATTGACTCTCTGGCCATCGACTGGTTGGCCATGATCTACCTGCTCACTTACATCCCACTCATCCTGCCCGTCCTGTGGCTCCTGGACAACAGGGGAATCCGAGACGTTGTCCTCGTTGGGTCGGCCTTTAACTGCATTGGTGCTTGGATAAAAATTGGTAGCGCCGGTCCCGATCTGTTCCCAGTCACCTTTTTTGGCCAGTTTGTGTGCTCAGTAGCCACAGTGTTCGTCCTGGGTATTCCCTCTTACCTTGCCTCAGTGTGGTTTGGAGACAAAGAGGTTTCCACTGCTTGTTCCATAGGAGTTCTGGGAAACCAG TTGGGTATTGCCATTGGGTTCCTCGTGCCTCCCATCCTGGTGCCTAATGTGGACGACTTGGACGAGCTGGCTCACCACATCAGCATCATGTTCTACATCACAGCAGGAGTGGCGACGTTACTCTTCATCCTTGTTGTCTTCG TTTTCCAGGAGCGTCCTAAACTTCCTCCAACTCAGGCCCAGGCCACAGCTCGCAccatcccaccagaacactacTCCTACACAGCTTCTATCCTCAGGCTGCTCCGCAACAAGcccttcatcctcctcatcattACTTATG GTTTGAACGTGGGTTGTTTCTATGCTGTTGGCACCCTGTTGAACCGCATGATCATCGAGCATTACCCT GGAGAAGAGGTGAATGCTGGGAGGATTGGCCTCACCATTGTCATCGCGGGGATGGTCGGCTCCCTCATATGTGGCATTTGGCTGGACAAAACTAAAACCTACAA GCAGACAACCCTGGCAGTCTACTTCATGTCTCTGGTGGGGATGATAGTTTATGCTGCTACACTCAGCCTGGGACACCTCTGGGTGGTCTTCATCACCGCTGGAGCTCTTGG GTTTTTCATGACTGGCTACCTCCCGCTGGGTTTTGAGTATGCAGTCGAGCTGACATACCCAGAGTCAGAGGGAACTTCATCTGGACTCCTCAACTGTTCGGCACAG GTGTTTGGCATTATATTCACCATCTGCCAGGGGAAGATCATCGACCATTTTGGCACACTGGCAGGAAACatcttcctctgtgtttttcttctaaTCGGCACAATTATGACAG gTTTAATTAAGTCTGATCTGCGGAGACAAAATGCAAACCTGTTGGCCAAAGCAGAA GCGGAGGGGAAGATGTCGGGACAAGACTACGGAGCCACGGCGCTAATCTCCCAGGCGCAGACCCCTCCTCCACAAGCCTGA
- the flvcr2b gene encoding feline leukemia virus subgroup C receptor-related protein 2 isoform X2 codes for MPQNNALKDNHANPELGGEEWPWSKAAKNPAPGLASLQWTPGPLGRAISIGSRLDVEALHGDRAELVPKAETKLYHRRWLMLFLFSAVSASNAFMWLQYGIISNIFMRFYNIDSLAIDWLAMIYLLTYIPLILPVLWLLDNRGIRDVVLVGSAFNCIGAWIKIGSAGPDLFPVTFFGQFVCSVATVFVLGIPSYLASVWFGDKEVSTACSIGVLGNQLGIAIGFLVPPILVPNVDDLDELAHHISIMFYITAGVATLLFILVVFVFQERPKLPPTQAQATARTIPPEHYSYTASILRLLRNKPFILLIITYGLNVGCFYAVGTLLNRMIIEHYPGEEVNAGRIGLTIVIAGMVGSLICGIWLDKTKTYKQTTLAVYFMSLVGMIVYAATLSLGHLWVVFITAGALGFFMTGYLPLGFEYAVELTYPESEGTSSGLLNCSAQVFGIIFTICQGKIIDHFGTLAGNIFLCVFLLIGTIMTGLIKSDLRRQNANLLAKAEGPSDCHNGSLAAPSVIGQAKF; via the exons ATGCCACAAAACAATGCTTTGAAAGACAACCATGCAAATCCTGAACTCGGCGGTGAAGAATGGCCGTGGTCCAAGGCTGCAAAGAATCCCGCTCCGGGCCTCGCTTCGCTGCAGTGGACTCCAGGACCTTTGGGCAGAGCCATCTCCATTGGGTCACGGTTGGACGTCGAGGCTTTGCACGGTGACCGGGCAGAGCTGGTCCCAAAGGCTGAGACCAAACTTTACCACCGCCGCTGGCTCATGCTGTTTCTCTTCAGCGCCGTCTCAGCCAGCAATGCCTTCATGTGGCTTCAGTACGGCATCATAAGCAACATATTCATGCGCTTCTACAACATTGACTCTCTGGCCATCGACTGGTTGGCCATGATCTACCTGCTCACTTACATCCCACTCATCCTGCCCGTCCTGTGGCTCCTGGACAACAGGGGAATCCGAGACGTTGTCCTCGTTGGGTCGGCCTTTAACTGCATTGGTGCTTGGATAAAAATTGGTAGCGCCGGTCCCGATCTGTTCCCAGTCACCTTTTTTGGCCAGTTTGTGTGCTCAGTAGCCACAGTGTTCGTCCTGGGTATTCCCTCTTACCTTGCCTCAGTGTGGTTTGGAGACAAAGAGGTTTCCACTGCTTGTTCCATAGGAGTTCTGGGAAACCAG TTGGGTATTGCCATTGGGTTCCTCGTGCCTCCCATCCTGGTGCCTAATGTGGACGACTTGGACGAGCTGGCTCACCACATCAGCATCATGTTCTACATCACAGCAGGAGTGGCGACGTTACTCTTCATCCTTGTTGTCTTCG TTTTCCAGGAGCGTCCTAAACTTCCTCCAACTCAGGCCCAGGCCACAGCTCGCAccatcccaccagaacactacTCCTACACAGCTTCTATCCTCAGGCTGCTCCGCAACAAGcccttcatcctcctcatcattACTTATG GTTTGAACGTGGGTTGTTTCTATGCTGTTGGCACCCTGTTGAACCGCATGATCATCGAGCATTACCCT GGAGAAGAGGTGAATGCTGGGAGGATTGGCCTCACCATTGTCATCGCGGGGATGGTCGGCTCCCTCATATGTGGCATTTGGCTGGACAAAACTAAAACCTACAA GCAGACAACCCTGGCAGTCTACTTCATGTCTCTGGTGGGGATGATAGTTTATGCTGCTACACTCAGCCTGGGACACCTCTGGGTGGTCTTCATCACCGCTGGAGCTCTTGG GTTTTTCATGACTGGCTACCTCCCGCTGGGTTTTGAGTATGCAGTCGAGCTGACATACCCAGAGTCAGAGGGAACTTCATCTGGACTCCTCAACTGTTCGGCACAG GTGTTTGGCATTATATTCACCATCTGCCAGGGGAAGATCATCGACCATTTTGGCACACTGGCAGGAAACatcttcctctgtgtttttcttctaaTCGGCACAATTATGACAG gTTTAATTAAGTCTGATCTGCGGAGACAAAATGCAAACCTGTTGGCCAAAGCAGAA
- the batf gene encoding basic leucine zipper transcriptional factor ATF-like, whose protein sequence is MAQGSDSNDTSYKSPSPGSRPSSSDDAKKVIRREKNRIAAQKSRMRQTQKADSLHLESENLEKENAALRKEVKQLTEEAKYLTSVLNSHEPQCTGLALQTPDLLYPPHHSSYHHQHITVPHYQH, encoded by the exons ATGGCTCAGGGCTCTGACAGCAATGACACAAGTTACAAGTCCCCATCACCTGGCAGCAGGCCG aGCTCCTCAGATGATGCGAAGAAGGTGATCCGGCGAGAGAAGAACCGGATCGCTGCTCAGAAGAGCAGGATGAGGCAAACTCAGAAAGCTGACAGCCTCCACTTG GAGAGTGAGAACCTGGAGAAGGAGAACGCTGCCCTGAGGAAGGAGGTGAAGCAGTTGACAGAGGAGGCCAAGTATCTCACCTCCGTGCTGAACAGTCACGAACCTCAGTGCACCGGTCTGGCTCTGCAAACCCCCGACCTCCTCTACCCTCCTCATCACAGCAGCTACCACCATCAGCACATCACTGTACCACACTACCAGCACTGA